One genomic window of Magnolia sinica isolate HGM2019 chromosome 3, MsV1, whole genome shotgun sequence includes the following:
- the LOC131241451 gene encoding uncharacterized protein LOC131241451 translates to MGLLYPVYLACLANLGIKPSHPFQSHEPNMSQTNLNGLGWIGWALKVMMVLSVDCLKIHGIGIRLPTLFGMPGQSQDLTSNPFQYHPIPSNSTGQMGPKVLDASCTCLTSNEIHFKNIRP, encoded by the exons atgggattgctatatccagtctatttggcatgcctggccaatctggggattaaaccttcccatcccttccaatcccacgaACCGAACATGTCCCagacaaatttgaacggattagggtggattggatgggctttaaaggtaatgatggtgttgtcagtggattgtcttaagatccatgggattgggatcagattaccgactctgtttggcatgcccggccaatcccaggatttaacttccaatcccttccaataccatccaatcccttccaattcgaccggccaaatgggccctaag GTTTTGGATGCTTCTTGTACATGCCTGACTAGCAACGAAATCCACTTCAAGAATATCAG GCCTTGA